Proteins found in one Elephas maximus indicus isolate mEleMax1 chromosome 11, mEleMax1 primary haplotype, whole genome shotgun sequence genomic segment:
- the ALKBH6 gene encoding alpha-ketoglutarate-dependent dioxygenase alkB homolog 6 isoform X5, which translates to MGSVLNLEIGGGSGGRTGCMELVSMEEQDARVPALEPFRVEQAPPVIYYVPDFISKEEEEYLLRQVSNAPKPKWTQLSGRKLQNWGGLPHPRGMVPERLPLWLQRYVDKVSDLSLFGGLPANHVLVNQYLPGEGIMPHEDGPLYYPTITTISLGSHTMLDLYEPRQPNDDGAPEQPRPPPRPTTSLLLEPRSLLVLRGTAYTRLLHGIAATRVDALDAASLPPNATACPSARPGAHLARGTRISLTIRRVPRVLRASLLLSK; encoded by the exons ATGGGGAGCGTGTTGAATTTGGAAAttggagggggcagtggtggaCG GACAGGGTGCATGGAGTTGGTGTCAATGGAGGAGCAGGACGCCAGGGTCCCGGCCCTGGAACCATTCAGGGTGGAGCAG GCACCACCTGTAATCTACTACGTCCCTGACTTCATCTCCAAGGAAGAGGAGGAGTATTTGCTTCGACAG GTCTCCAATGCCCCAAAACCAAAGTGGACCCAGCTCTCTGGGAGGAAGTTACAGAACTGGG GTGGGCTCCCCCATCCCCGGGGGATGGTCCCTGAGCGACTGCCCCTATGGCTCCAGCGCTATGTGGACAAGGTGTCTGACCTCAGCCTTTTTGGGGGCCTCCCAGCCAACCATGTCCTCGTGAACCAGTATCTGCCTGGGGAGGGCATCATG CCTCATGAGGATGGGCCGCTGTACTACccgaccatcaccaccatcagccTGGGCTCCCACACCATGCTGGATCTCTATGAGCCGCGGCAGCCAAACGACGATGGTGCTCCCGAGCAG CCGCGGCCCCCGCCCAGGCCCACCACCTCGCTGCTGCTGGAACCTCGCAGCCTGCTGGTGCTCCGTGGCACCGCCTACACCCGCCTCCTCCACGGCATCGCAGCCACCCGCGTAGACGCCCTCGACGCCGCCTCCTTGCCGCCCAACGCGACCGCCTGCCCGTCGGCTCGGCCTGGAGCCCACCTGGCCCGCGGCACCCGCATCTCGCTGACCATCCGCCGCGTGCCCCGCGTGCTGCGCGCCAGTCTCCTCCTCAGCAAGTGA
- the ALKBH6 gene encoding alpha-ketoglutarate-dependent dioxygenase alkB homolog 6 isoform X4 — translation MRFSRGLSVSSLSHRTGCMELVSMEEQDARVPALEPFRVEQVSNAPKPKWTQLSGRKLQNWGGLPHPRGMVPERLPLWLQRYVDKVSDLSLFGGLPANHVLVNQYLPGEGIMPHEDGPLYYPTITTISLGSHTMLDLYEPRQPNDDGAPEQPRPPPRPTTSLLLEPRSLLVLRGTAYTRLLHGIAATRVDALDAASLPPNATACPSARPGAHLARGTRISLTIRRVPRVLRASLLLSK, via the exons ATGCGGTTCTCAAGAGGGCTGAG CGTGTCCTCTCTTTCCCACAGGACAGGGTGCATGGAGTTGGTGTCAATGGAGGAGCAGGACGCCAGGGTCCCGGCCCTGGAACCATTCAGGGTGGAGCAG GTCTCCAATGCCCCAAAACCAAAGTGGACCCAGCTCTCTGGGAGGAAGTTACAGAACTGGG GTGGGCTCCCCCATCCCCGGGGGATGGTCCCTGAGCGACTGCCCCTATGGCTCCAGCGCTATGTGGACAAGGTGTCTGACCTCAGCCTTTTTGGGGGCCTCCCAGCCAACCATGTCCTCGTGAACCAGTATCTGCCTGGGGAGGGCATCATG CCTCATGAGGATGGGCCGCTGTACTACccgaccatcaccaccatcagccTGGGCTCCCACACCATGCTGGATCTCTATGAGCCGCGGCAGCCAAACGACGATGGTGCTCCCGAGCAG CCGCGGCCCCCGCCCAGGCCCACCACCTCGCTGCTGCTGGAACCTCGCAGCCTGCTGGTGCTCCGTGGCACCGCCTACACCCGCCTCCTCCACGGCATCGCAGCCACCCGCGTAGACGCCCTCGACGCCGCCTCCTTGCCGCCCAACGCGACCGCCTGCCCGTCGGCTCGGCCTGGAGCCCACCTGGCCCGCGGCACCCGCATCTCGCTGACCATCCGCCGCGTGCCCCGCGTGCTGCGCGCCAGTCTCCTCCTCAGCAAGTGA
- the ALKBH6 gene encoding alpha-ketoglutarate-dependent dioxygenase alkB homolog 6 isoform X1 — protein MRFSRGLSVSSLSHRTGCMELVSMEEQDARVPALEPFRVEQAPPVIYYVPDFISKEEEEYLLRQVSNAPKPKWTQLSGRKLQNWGGLPHPRGMVPERLPLWLQRYVDKVSDLSLFGGLPANHVLVNQYLPGEGIMPHEDGPLYYPTITTISLGSHTMLDLYEPRQPNDDGAPEQPRPPPRPTTSLLLEPRSLLVLRGTAYTRLLHGIAATRVDALDAASLPPNATACPSARPGAHLARGTRISLTIRRVPRVLRASLLLSK, from the exons ATGCGGTTCTCAAGAGGGCTGAG CGTGTCCTCTCTTTCCCACAGGACAGGGTGCATGGAGTTGGTGTCAATGGAGGAGCAGGACGCCAGGGTCCCGGCCCTGGAACCATTCAGGGTGGAGCAG GCACCACCTGTAATCTACTACGTCCCTGACTTCATCTCCAAGGAAGAGGAGGAGTATTTGCTTCGACAG GTCTCCAATGCCCCAAAACCAAAGTGGACCCAGCTCTCTGGGAGGAAGTTACAGAACTGGG GTGGGCTCCCCCATCCCCGGGGGATGGTCCCTGAGCGACTGCCCCTATGGCTCCAGCGCTATGTGGACAAGGTGTCTGACCTCAGCCTTTTTGGGGGCCTCCCAGCCAACCATGTCCTCGTGAACCAGTATCTGCCTGGGGAGGGCATCATG CCTCATGAGGATGGGCCGCTGTACTACccgaccatcaccaccatcagccTGGGCTCCCACACCATGCTGGATCTCTATGAGCCGCGGCAGCCAAACGACGATGGTGCTCCCGAGCAG CCGCGGCCCCCGCCCAGGCCCACCACCTCGCTGCTGCTGGAACCTCGCAGCCTGCTGGTGCTCCGTGGCACCGCCTACACCCGCCTCCTCCACGGCATCGCAGCCACCCGCGTAGACGCCCTCGACGCCGCCTCCTTGCCGCCCAACGCGACCGCCTGCCCGTCGGCTCGGCCTGGAGCCCACCTGGCCCGCGGCACCCGCATCTCGCTGACCATCCGCCGCGTGCCCCGCGTGCTGCGCGCCAGTCTCCTCCTCAGCAAGTGA
- the CLIP3 gene encoding CAP-Gly domain-containing linker protein 3 produces MTKTDPAPMAPPPRGEEEEEEEEEETVPEAPSPTQERRQKPVVHPSAPAPLPKDYAFTFFDPNDPACQEILFDPQTTIPELFGIVRQWVPQVQHKIDLIGNEILRRGCHVNDRDGLTDMTLLHYACKAGAHGVGDPAAAVRLSQQLLALGADVTLRSRWTNMNALHYAAYFDVPDLVRVLLKGAKPRVVNSTCSDFNHGSALHIAASNLCLGAAKCLLEHGANPALRNRKGQVPAEVVPDPMDMSLDKAEAALVAKELRTLLEEAVPLSCALPKVTLPNYDNVPGNLMLSALGLRLGDRVLLDGQKTGTLRFCGTTEFASGQWVGVELDEPEGKNDGSVGGVRYFICPPKQGLFASVSKISKAVDAPPSSVTSTPRTPRMGFSRVTGKGRREHKGKKKSPSSPSLGSLQQREGAKAEVGDQVLVAGQKQGIVRFYGKTDFAPGYWYGIELDQPTGKHDGSVFGVRYFTCPPKHGVFAPASRIQRIGGSTDPPGDSAGAKKVHQVTMTQPKRTFTTVRTPKDITSENSISRLLFCCWFPWMLRAEMQS; encoded by the exons CCTTCACCTTCTTCGACCCCAATGACCCGGCATGCCAGGAGATTCTGTTTGACCCCCAGACCACCATCCCTGAGCTGTTCGGCATTGTGCGCCAGTGGGTGCCCCAAGTCCAGCACAAGATTGACTTAATCGGCAATGAG ATTCTGCGTCGAGGATGCCACGTGAATGACCGTGATGGGCTGACCGACATGACCCTGCTCCATTATGCCTGCAAGGCTGGGGCGCACGGAGTCG GGGACCCCGCGGCGGCTGTGCGCCTATCGCAGCAGCTGCTGGCGCTGGGGGCCGACGTGACCCTGCGCAGCCGCTGGACCAACATGAACGCGCTTCACTACGCGGCCTATTTCGATGTACCGGACCTTGTGCGCGTGCTGCTCAAGGGTGCCAAGCCCCGCG TGGTGAACTCCACATGCAGTGACTTCAACCATGGCTCAGCTCTGCACATCGCTGCCTCCAACCTGTGCCTGGGTGCCGCCAAGTGTCTGCTGGAGCATGGTGCCAACCCAGCGCTTCGG AACCGAAAGGGACAGGTGCCAGCGGAGGTGGTCCCGGACCCTATGGACATGTCTCTGGACAAGGCAGAAGCGGCGCTGGTGGCCAAGGAGCTGCGGACACTGCTGGAGGAGGCTGTGCCACTGTCTTGTGCCCTCCCCAAGGTTACGCTGCCCAACTATGACAATGTCCCAGGCAATCTCATGCTCAGTGCACTGGGCCTGCGCCTGGGAGACCGTGTGCTGCTCGATGGCCAGAAG ACGGGTACGCTGCGGTTCTGTGGGACCACGGAGTTCGCCAGTGGCCAGTGGGTGGGCGTGGAGCTGGATGAACCTGAGGGCAAGAATGACGGCAGCGTTGGGGGTGTCCGGTACTTCATTTGCCCCCCCAAGCAGG GTCTCTTTGCCTCCGTGTCCAAGATCTCCAAGGCGGTGGATGCACCCCCCTCATCCGTCACCTCCACGCCCAGGACTCCCCGGATGGGCTTCTCCCGTGTCACTGGCAAAGGCCGTAGGGAGCACAAAG gcaagaAGAAGTCGCCGTCATCCCCGTCTCTGGGCAGCCTGCAGCAGCGAGAGGGCGCCAAGGCTGAAGTCGGGGACCAAGTCCTGGTTGCGGGACAGAAGCAGGGGATTGTGCGCTTCTACGGGAAGACAGACTTTGCCCCAG GTTACTGGTATGGCATCGAGCTAGACCAGCCCACAGGCAAGCATGACGGCTCAGTCTTCGGCGTGCGGTACTTCACCTGCCCCCCAAAGCATGGCGTCTTTGCTCCAGCATCCCGCATTCAGAG GATCGGTGGATCCACTGACCCTCCTGGGGACAGCGCTGGAGCCAAAAAAGTGCATCAAGTGACAA TGACACAGCCCAAACGTACCTTCACGACAGTCCGTACCCCAAAGGACATCACGTCAGAGAACTCCATCTCCAG GTTGCTCTTCTGTTGCTGGTTTCCCTGGATGCTGAGGGCGGAGATGCAGTCTTAG
- the ALKBH6 gene encoding alpha-ketoglutarate-dependent dioxygenase alkB homolog 6 isoform X2: MRFSRGLRTGCMELVSMEEQDARVPALEPFRVEQAPPVIYYVPDFISKEEEEYLLRQVSNAPKPKWTQLSGRKLQNWGGLPHPRGMVPERLPLWLQRYVDKVSDLSLFGGLPANHVLVNQYLPGEGIMPHEDGPLYYPTITTISLGSHTMLDLYEPRQPNDDGAPEQPRPPPRPTTSLLLEPRSLLVLRGTAYTRLLHGIAATRVDALDAASLPPNATACPSARPGAHLARGTRISLTIRRVPRVLRASLLLSK, translated from the exons ATGCGGTTCTCAAGAGGGCTGAG GACAGGGTGCATGGAGTTGGTGTCAATGGAGGAGCAGGACGCCAGGGTCCCGGCCCTGGAACCATTCAGGGTGGAGCAG GCACCACCTGTAATCTACTACGTCCCTGACTTCATCTCCAAGGAAGAGGAGGAGTATTTGCTTCGACAG GTCTCCAATGCCCCAAAACCAAAGTGGACCCAGCTCTCTGGGAGGAAGTTACAGAACTGGG GTGGGCTCCCCCATCCCCGGGGGATGGTCCCTGAGCGACTGCCCCTATGGCTCCAGCGCTATGTGGACAAGGTGTCTGACCTCAGCCTTTTTGGGGGCCTCCCAGCCAACCATGTCCTCGTGAACCAGTATCTGCCTGGGGAGGGCATCATG CCTCATGAGGATGGGCCGCTGTACTACccgaccatcaccaccatcagccTGGGCTCCCACACCATGCTGGATCTCTATGAGCCGCGGCAGCCAAACGACGATGGTGCTCCCGAGCAG CCGCGGCCCCCGCCCAGGCCCACCACCTCGCTGCTGCTGGAACCTCGCAGCCTGCTGGTGCTCCGTGGCACCGCCTACACCCGCCTCCTCCACGGCATCGCAGCCACCCGCGTAGACGCCCTCGACGCCGCCTCCTTGCCGCCCAACGCGACCGCCTGCCCGTCGGCTCGGCCTGGAGCCCACCTGGCCCGCGGCACCCGCATCTCGCTGACCATCCGCCGCGTGCCCCGCGTGCTGCGCGCCAGTCTCCTCCTCAGCAAGTGA
- the ALKBH6 gene encoding alpha-ketoglutarate-dependent dioxygenase alkB homolog 6 isoform X3: MRFSRGLSVSSLSHRTGCMELVSMEEQDARVPALEPFRVEQEEEEYLLRQVSNAPKPKWTQLSGRKLQNWGGLPHPRGMVPERLPLWLQRYVDKVSDLSLFGGLPANHVLVNQYLPGEGIMPHEDGPLYYPTITTISLGSHTMLDLYEPRQPNDDGAPEQPRPPPRPTTSLLLEPRSLLVLRGTAYTRLLHGIAATRVDALDAASLPPNATACPSARPGAHLARGTRISLTIRRVPRVLRASLLLSK, encoded by the exons ATGCGGTTCTCAAGAGGGCTGAG CGTGTCCTCTCTTTCCCACAGGACAGGGTGCATGGAGTTGGTGTCAATGGAGGAGCAGGACGCCAGGGTCCCGGCCCTGGAACCATTCAGGGTGGAGCAG GAAGAGGAGGAGTATTTGCTTCGACAG GTCTCCAATGCCCCAAAACCAAAGTGGACCCAGCTCTCTGGGAGGAAGTTACAGAACTGGG GTGGGCTCCCCCATCCCCGGGGGATGGTCCCTGAGCGACTGCCCCTATGGCTCCAGCGCTATGTGGACAAGGTGTCTGACCTCAGCCTTTTTGGGGGCCTCCCAGCCAACCATGTCCTCGTGAACCAGTATCTGCCTGGGGAGGGCATCATG CCTCATGAGGATGGGCCGCTGTACTACccgaccatcaccaccatcagccTGGGCTCCCACACCATGCTGGATCTCTATGAGCCGCGGCAGCCAAACGACGATGGTGCTCCCGAGCAG CCGCGGCCCCCGCCCAGGCCCACCACCTCGCTGCTGCTGGAACCTCGCAGCCTGCTGGTGCTCCGTGGCACCGCCTACACCCGCCTCCTCCACGGCATCGCAGCCACCCGCGTAGACGCCCTCGACGCCGCCTCCTTGCCGCCCAACGCGACCGCCTGCCCGTCGGCTCGGCCTGGAGCCCACCTGGCCCGCGGCACCCGCATCTCGCTGACCATCCGCCGCGTGCCCCGCGTGCTGCGCGCCAGTCTCCTCCTCAGCAAGTGA